In bacterium, a genomic segment contains:
- the murA gene encoding UDP-N-acetylglucosamine 1-carboxyvinyltransferase: MEKLTIEGGHVLKGEVSISGAKNAALPMMCLPLLTEEPCTLSNVPNLQDVKGLLSILNHLGVESFFEQGPSTLVLSGKKLQAKEAPYEMVRKMRASILILGPLLARFGEAKISLPGGCAIGVRPVDQHLKAMESMGAEIRVENGYVFAKAKQLRPTDFTFSMVTVTGTMNALMAAALISSGKSTFRNCAFEPEVVQLCQMLSVMGCQIEGMGTSTVHIQGTSHLSGFKCDLIPDRIEAGTYAMASGITGGEIFLRGCDKQALAKVFDALSLCGLESLSKDGGVWVKASGSLTAYSMTTEVYPGFPTDLQAQYMALMTLAQGECRVEETIFENRFMHVAELNRMGANIEIDGSVAHIKGVKQLTGAPVMATDLRASAGLVLAGLAAKGTTEVMRIYHLDRGYVSMEKKLSHLGAKIQRLPQ; the protein is encoded by the coding sequence TTGGAAAAATTAACAATTGAAGGGGGTCACGTTTTAAAAGGGGAAGTTAGCATTAGTGGTGCCAAAAATGCAGCCTTGCCCATGATGTGTTTACCGCTTCTTACAGAAGAACCCTGCACTTTAAGTAATGTACCTAACTTACAAGACGTTAAGGGTTTATTGAGTATTTTGAATCATTTGGGCGTTGAAAGTTTTTTTGAACAAGGGCCAAGCACCCTTGTTTTATCGGGTAAAAAATTACAGGCCAAAGAAGCGCCTTATGAAATGGTGCGCAAAATGCGAGCTTCCATTTTAATTTTAGGCCCTTTATTGGCCAGATTTGGAGAAGCAAAAATATCCTTGCCAGGAGGCTGTGCGATTGGTGTGAGACCTGTGGATCAGCATCTAAAAGCTATGGAGTCAATGGGGGCAGAGATTAGAGTAGAAAATGGGTATGTTTTTGCTAAGGCAAAGCAACTTAGGCCAACGGACTTTACTTTTTCTATGGTCACGGTGACCGGAACCATGAATGCTCTGATGGCAGCGGCATTGATTTCTTCTGGTAAGAGTACTTTTAGAAACTGTGCTTTTGAACCTGAGGTTGTTCAATTGTGTCAAATGCTGTCTGTTATGGGCTGTCAAATTGAGGGCATGGGAACATCAACCGTGCATATTCAGGGTACAAGCCATTTATCAGGATTTAAGTGCGATTTAATTCCTGATCGAATTGAGGCTGGAACGTATGCGATGGCCTCGGGTATTACGGGCGGAGAAATTTTTCTAAGAGGCTGTGATAAACAAGCTTTGGCTAAGGTCTTTGATGCACTTAGTCTCTGTGGTCTGGAGTCTTTGTCCAAAGATGGCGGTGTGTGGGTTAAAGCCAGTGGCAGTCTCACCGCCTATTCAATGACTACAGAAGTTTATCCAGGTTTCCCAACGGACTTGCAAGCGCAATACATGGCTTTGATGACGCTTGCTCAAGGAGAATGCCGTGTTGAGGAAACCATCTTTGAAAATAGGTTTATGCACGTTGCAGAGCTCAATCGCATGGGTGCCAATATTGAAATTGATGGTTCAGTGGCACATATTAAAGGCGTCAAACAATTAACCGGAGCGCCAGTCATGGCAACTGATTTACGAGCAAGCGCAGGCTTGGTTTTGGCTGGTTTAGCAGCTAAAGGAACAACTGAAGTTATGCGAATTTATCATTTGGATAGGGGCTATGTGAGTATGGAAAAAAAACTGAGTCACTTGGGAGCCAAAATTCAAAGGCTCCCACAGTAA
- the prmC gene encoding peptide chain release factor N(5)-glutamine methyltransferase, which translates to MTVTEAIAWGKLKLSDAEKDDAAIAPSIFLEKILECSNAQLYLNNNVELNVQQEETYKNYITQRAQAKPLAYIIGEKEFYGLMFKVNEHVLIPRPETELIVDEVLRLNTKGYDFKKIMDVGTGSGVLAITLKHYLKNSEVSAIDISADALNVAQSNAQKHAVEIEWFISDLLHELKDSYDLIVANLPYIPWQDQSKLSQEVLQEPEKALFAEQEGLALYEELIEQAKQHLTAQGMMICEFGINQSQAVHKVFEQNDFTVLNCIKDLSEIDRVIIAQKR; encoded by the coding sequence ATGACTGTTACAGAAGCCATTGCTTGGGGGAAATTAAAATTATCGGATGCTGAAAAAGACGATGCAGCTATAGCTCCTAGTATTTTTTTAGAAAAAATTTTAGAATGCAGCAACGCACAATTGTATTTGAACAATAATGTTGAGTTAAATGTACAACAAGAAGAAACCTACAAAAACTATATCACTCAAAGAGCGCAAGCCAAACCCTTAGCCTATATCATTGGTGAAAAAGAATTTTATGGACTTATGTTTAAGGTGAATGAACATGTTCTGATACCTCGCCCTGAAACAGAACTGATTGTTGATGAAGTATTGCGCCTAAACACCAAAGGATATGATTTTAAAAAAATTATGGATGTAGGCACTGGCAGTGGTGTCTTGGCCATTACACTCAAACATTATTTAAAGAATTCTGAAGTTTCAGCCATTGATATCAGTGCTGATGCTTTAAATGTAGCACAGTCCAATGCCCAGAAGCATGCAGTTGAGATTGAATGGTTTATTTCAGACCTTTTGCATGAGCTAAAGGATTCTTATGATTTAATTGTTGCCAATTTACCCTATATTCCATGGCAGGATCAATCTAAGCTTAGTCAAGAAGTGTTGCAAGAACCGGAAAAAGCCTTGTTTGCGGAACAAGAAGGTTTGGCTTTGTATGAAGAATTAATTGAACAAGCCAAGCAGCATCTGACTGCACAAGGTATGATGATCTGTGAATTTGGCATCAATCAAAGTCAAGCCGTGCACAAAGTTTTTGAGCAAAATGATTTTACCGTGTTAAACTGCATCAAAGATTTAAGTGAGATTGACAGAGTGATTATAGCTCAGAAAAGGTAG
- the accD gene encoding acetyl-CoA carboxylase, carboxyltransferase subunit beta has protein sequence MSWLNKFKAPRISNETKKREDVPEGLWEKCPSCQEVLFAQDLAKNLMVCSNCQHHFKLTARQRIDCIVDPDSFEEIDHELKPIDPLHFKDSKKYSDRIKSTAKNLPNENEAYIYGKAKIKGKDFVLGSFVFEYMGGSMGSVVGEKLTRTYELALKEKKPVLVITASGGARMQEGILSLMQMAKCSAAIKKLKKAGIPYVVLLTHPTTGGVAASMAMLGDVHLAEPNALIGFAGPRVIEQTIKQTLPEGFQRSEFLLEHGMVDRIVHRKDLRNTLDFFISSLGYKLYAEKKPDIKVVVSEK, from the coding sequence ATGAGCTGGTTAAATAAATTTAAAGCCCCAAGAATATCCAATGAAACCAAAAAGCGTGAGGATGTTCCAGAAGGTTTGTGGGAAAAATGCCCATCTTGTCAGGAAGTTTTGTTTGCGCAAGACTTGGCTAAAAATTTAATGGTGTGTTCAAACTGCCAACACCATTTTAAATTGACAGCCAGGCAAAGAATTGACTGTATCGTTGATCCAGATAGTTTTGAAGAAATTGATCATGAATTAAAGCCTATAGACCCTCTGCATTTTAAAGACAGTAAAAAATACAGTGATCGAATTAAATCAACAGCCAAAAACCTTCCCAATGAAAACGAAGCTTATATTTATGGCAAAGCCAAAATAAAAGGTAAGGACTTTGTTTTAGGATCATTTGTGTTTGAATACATGGGGGGAAGCATGGGCTCCGTGGTAGGAGAAAAGCTTACCCGGACTTATGAATTGGCTTTAAAAGAAAAAAAGCCGGTGTTGGTGATTACAGCCTCAGGTGGAGCCAGAATGCAGGAGGGGATTTTATCGCTCATGCAGATGGCCAAATGTTCAGCCGCCATCAAAAAACTTAAAAAAGCAGGTATTCCCTATGTTGTTTTACTGACCCATCCGACTACAGGAGGTGTAGCAGCATCCATGGCCATGCTGGGAGATGTTCATTTGGCAGAGCCCAATGCATTGATTGGTTTTGCAGGACCTAGAGTGATTGAACAAACCATCAAGCAAACCTTGCCTGAAGGCTTTCAACGCTCAGAGTTCCTGTTAGAACACGGGATGGTGGATAGGATTGTGCACCGTAAAGATTTGAGGAATACGCTGGACTTTTTTATTTCCAGTTTAGGTTACAAGCTTTATGCCGAAAAAAAGCCAGACATTAAAGTTGTTGTTTCAGAAAAATAG